The genome window CCCACTCCGGGTGGCCCTCAACAGTCATGTCACCGAAGACGCCGTCGACGATCCCCATAGCTCGAATCTCTGCAAGTCCATCCAGGAATGCGTCCTCGTACGCCGCCCAGGACGCATTGCGAACGACCAGCGGCAGCCCGAGAGCGTCGGCCTGGACCTGCAGCGAGGCAAGTGACAGACCATGTGAGTGCGACCGCGCTCCTGTCTCATCCATGACGGTAAACAGCGCCGCGGGTCGTGCGCCTGCCTCTACACTGAGCTGGAAGGCGAGGCAACAATCCTTGCCTCCACTCCAGGAACAGAAGAATGGTGTCTCCGGTTCCAGTAGACCCGGCGCCGGAGTGCTCACGTACACTTCCTTGTTGCCAGCCGCTTGCGCATCACCACGATGCCGGACTTGGGGCCCTCTGCCACCAGGAATCCCTGGCGTTCGAACATGGCGCGCGTTCCGGTATAGACAAAGGCGTCTGGCTGTGCTCTGCCATGCGTATCCTTGGGACAGGCCTCGACGACCTCGGCTCCTTCACGCTCCATCAGCTTCAGCGATTCTGTCAGCAGTAGGTCGGCTACGCCGCAGCGGCGCCACGTCCGCTCGACAAAGAAGCAGCCGACGAACCAGACCCTTGCTGCCGGTGTTCCCTTGAACGAAGGTGAACGCTCCAGCCGTGGAAACACAGAGCGCGGCTCGAACGAGCACCACCCGACGGCCTCACCGCCATCGTATGCGAGAACGCCATGTGCCTTACCTTCCTGCACCTGACGACAAAGACGGAAATGCGCCACTTCGCCCTTGACATCCTTCCAGTGCTCTACTCCCGCGATGCGCCACCACTGACACCAGCAACCGCCACACGCTCCATTCTTGTCGAACAGAGCTTCCAGGTGCGGCCAGAGCCCCGGTTCCAGTTCGCGGCAGACGATGCCAGCCAGCGCGCCTGATGTGTCCATGTATCACCTCATGTACGTCATGAATGCCCTGCATCGTATCGGTGCCTCGGTTGACTGCCGGCTGGTGCACCTCTACTCGACGGTTCCCCGGTCGGGCACGCGCTTTCGAGTCTGGCTGTGGACCTCGGGTTCGTCATGGTTTCCTTCCTGCTGACACTCACAGCCCTGAAACGTGCTCGCGACTTCCCGCGCCTCATCAAGACGAGACTGCACGGCCATGACACGAAACATTCCTTCGAGACCGGTTGTCCCGCGGAAGAACGCGGTGATGCCCGCAGCTCCAAGAGCCTGCACAATGCGCTCGGCCTCAGCCTGTCCCGCAACAACAGTGACTTCCGCATACTCATCCATTATTCCTCCTTGCCGGCATCACAACGTAACATGAAAATGCCTGCGGCCCAGCACCCACCCGACCCAGCTCAGTGTCCCGACCATGAACAATGCCTGAAGGCCCACCAGCCAGGCGGGGGCCAGCTCGTACCAGCCGGCTGCCTTCGGCATGACGAAGACGCCCAGAAGAGCGCCGTGCATGACATAGAGCAACAGAGAGTTGCGCCCCCATTCCCTGAGGACAGGGATCGAGCGGCCAAGACGTTCGTCGAACATGTGGAAACACCAGAAGATCAGGTCACTTGCTCCCAACGTGATCAGCACGTAGCTGGCAGAGACGCGGTTCTTGCTCACCGGAACGATGAATGCCAGGAGGAGACCAAGGACGAGGACACCCGCCGAAACCGCGGGAAACCAGCGCCTTCCCTTTGGGACATCATGGAACAGGTCTCCCAGCGCCGTGGCCATGACCAGCATGGCTCCCCAGGAGAGAGCACCTTCGAGCCCGCCATGCGTGGAACTCAGGACGGTCGCCAACCAGGCACTGTTGAGCTGAAACTGGTAGGCAACCAGCAACAAGAGCCCTCCGAGCCACCGCAGGCGCGCCGGCACTCCAACAAAGCAAAGTGCGACAAGCCCCGCAAAGCCGATAGCTTGCAGGAGTCCCCAGTCCGACCGGTCGACAGCGAGTCCCGAGAGGTTGCCCAGGACCGTGAAAAGAGCACCAATACCGATGAGAGCAAGGTTGCGGGAGAGAAAGTGTTCGATCGTCCTGCGCCTGCCATCTCTAGCCAGCCTGGCTCGGAACGACGCGCCAAATGTGAGTCCGATGGCCGCAATGAACATTGGAGCGATGATGTCGATGACCGAGAATCCGATGTCAGGCGCGTGCTTCAGCCACGCCGGAACAATACGGGAACCGGCCAGATAGTCGGCCAGCACCATGAGCAGGATCGAGAACCCTCTGAACTCGTCTATGGACTCCAGTCGCTGCCTTGCATCGTTCACCCGATCCTCCCTGATGTTCAACAGCATGGGCGCATCCGGCAGAAACTCAAGAGCGCCTCCCAATGAAGAGTGCGCGTTGACGCATTGGTTCCGACCGCCTCATAGCGCCCCTCAAGGCGCAGTATCCTCTCATCCCGATCGACGAGTATATCACGTGGACCCGTGATGACGGCAAGTTGTTCGACGCCTGGATGCGTGTCCACAGTGAACTGGGTGCCACAATCGTTCGACCGTGCCTGCGTTCGATGCGCATCGTCGGCAACGTGTCCGAATGGGAGGAATGGACGGAGCTTCACTCAGGTATCCACAGATAGCGCTTCATGTCGACACGCCCCTGTGGATCGAACGTGACTCCCTCACTCTCCAGCAGCGATTGCTGGATGCCGGGCCCGCCAAACGCATCCACTGGGGACAGGTCGCCCGTCGCATTGACCACCCGGTGACACGGTAGCCGGGATCCGGCGGGGGCCGCCCGCATCGCCCAGCCGACCGTCCTGGCGGCTCCAGGACAGCCCAGCGCCCGCGCGATGGCACCGTACGTCGTCACCTTGCCGCGTGGAATCCGTGCCGCGACAGTCCAGACGCGTTCAAAGAAGGTCTCTGTCGTTCCCATGCGGTTTTCCCAACCCGGCAGTTTCCACCGTCTCCGGGCCCGCTATCAGCGAACGCACCCACTCGCGCTGTGACCATAGAGCACAGCCTCCACTCGTCTCGGTAAGCTTCTCATGGTTGTCGCGGATAGCGGCAAGCAGAGGCGACGCCAGGGCATCGCGCAATGGAGCGTCCCGGACTCCGGCGTCGGAATACGGGGCGAACGGACACGGCTCCACCCGCCCTGACGGGCTGATGTGGATGAACCCGCGCCCTGCAGCCAGACAGCCACCGAACGCCTCTTCATCACCGGGAAATGCGATGAACAGACCTCGAAACCGCTCTTGCAGTGATGTGACAGCTGCAGCCAGCCGGGTTCGCTGGACACTGTCCAGGATGAGCAATTCGGTGCCCTCGCGCACTGGAACATACTCAACAAAGAAGAATAGTCTGCATCCCAGGTTGATGAGGCTGCTCAGGTACCGCTCGTCGAGGACCGTGTCGATGTTCAGTCGAGTGACCGTCAACGACGTCCCGAAAAAGACGCCGGCCCGGCGCATCCGCGCGATAGCCGCCAGCGCCTGCCCAGCGACCCCTGCGCCCCTGCGCGCGTCCGTCTCCGCTGCGTGCCCCTCGAGGCTGATGATAGGGACGAGGTTGCGCTGACGGCGGATCCGGCCTACCAGTGATTCGTCCAGAAGTGTGCCGTTGGTGAACACCGGGAACATGACGTCAGGCACTTCGCGCGCAATGGTCAGGAGGTCGTCTGCCCGCGTCATCGGCTCACCGCCGGCAAGCAGCATGATCCCGACGCCGAGGTCGCTCCCCTGCCGGACGACACTCAGGAGTTCCGTGGGCGTCATGTCCGATTCCTCCTGGCGCGCCTGAGCCTGGGCGTAGCAGCCCGCACACGCAAGGTTGCACCGGCCCGTCACGCTGAGGATCATGAACGGCGGCACATGCACCCCCTCTTCCGCAAGCTGGGCGCGGCGGCGTTCCGCAGCATGCTGGGCACGGCGCATCCTCACAAAGAAGCCCGCGACGGACGGGTCCCGCAGGGTGACGCGTACCGCGTCGGAGAACAGGGCTCCAACGGCGGCGTCGAACAGGTGAATGTACTCGGTCGTCTCACTCATGTCACACTCCCCAGAACCCGTGCCTTGCATGTGGCTGTCCTGTACAGTATAGGCAGGGTGAATGACCAGCCAAGCGCCTCGGGGGGCCTCAGCCGCGTGGTTCCAGTACCAGGCTGAAGGCGTCCGGCGACAGGGTGATGGCCAGCATCGACTGGACACTCTCGACAGGAACATGGATTTCGCGCGGGCCCGCCGCATATGGCCCGACCTGGTAGGGATCAAATGAGACGACCAGCCCACCCGGTTCCAGCGATACGTTCACGAAGTTGTCCGCCGTGGGCACCGTTCCAAAGTCGATGAAGCTCTTCAGCGCCTCGTAGTCTGCGCCGTACTGGCGCTTCAGCTCCGTGGCGCAATACTGCGAAAGCCACTGCAAACCCTGCTTGGTGTCGACGAACAGTCCCTCGGTGTCGATGGTCTCACCGTCCTCGAGCCTCGCGTTGAGGACGCGCGTGTACGACATGCCATGTGCCGCACCTGCGGAGTAGGTCTCGAACCGGATGCGGACACTGACGAGGTCGTTCGTCAGATACGGGATCTCATACTCGGCGCTCAGGAAGCTGCTCTGGCCAACAGGAAGCTGGGAAGCCTCGGACGGGTTCTTCGCGGCCCATGCCGCCTCATCCGCCGCATTCTGCTTCAGCCCCGCGATGTCCGGGAGCACCATATCTGCGATGGCCGCATTCAGCTTGTCAGCCACGGCGGCCGTCAAGCGTCCACGAAGCTGGGGATATCGTACAGCGATGGAGTACC of Coprothermobacter sp. contains these proteins:
- a CDS encoding radical SAM protein, translating into MRRARAKSMFLSRVSSRCWPSPCRRTPSAWYWNHAAEAPRGAWLVIHPAYTVQDSHMQGTGSGECDMSETTEYIHLFDAAVGALFSDAVRVTLRDPSVAGFFVRMRRAQHAAERRRAQLAEEGVHVPPFMILSVTGRCNLACAGCYAQAQARQEESDMTPTELLSVVRQGSDLGVGIMLLAGGEPMTRADDLLTIAREVPDVMFPVFTNGTLLDESLVGRIRRQRNLVPIISLEGHAAETDARRGAGVAGQALAAIARMRRAGVFFGTSLTVTRLNIDTVLDERYLSSLINLGCRLFFFVEYVPVREGTELLILDSVQRTRLAAAVTSLQERFRGLFIAFPGDEEAFGGCLAAGRGFIHISPSGRVEPCPFAPYSDAGVRDAPLRDALASPLLAAIRDNHEKLTETSGGCALWSQREWVRSLIAGPETVETAGLGKPHGNDRDLL
- a CDS encoding cysteine methyltransferase, with product MGTTETFFERVWTVAARIPRGKVTTYGAIARALGCPGAARTVGWAMRAAPAGSRLPCHRVVNATGDLSPVDAFGGPGIQQSLLESEGVTFDPQGRVDMKRYLWIPE
- a CDS encoding adenosine nucleotide hydrolase; translated protein: MSQGYAWQSTARRLCLYRNARHVRTPGIPGGRGPQVRHRGDAQAAGNKEVYVSTPAPGLLEPETPFFCSWSGGKDCCLAFQLSVEAGARPAALFTVMDETGARSHSHGLSLASLQVQADALGLPLVVRNASWAAYEDAFLDGLAEIRAMGIVDGVFGDMTVEGHPEWVAHRTWVERVALTAGVKVHLPLWDMGGEAVLVSQLQHHIHAVIVATRDAAVSQAFLGRTLDETCIDELRAAGCDPTGEGGELHTVVTGMPLFAFAPRVTVGAVTAHEGCHFVEVRLERP
- a CDS encoding GNAT family N-acetyltransferase, with amino-acid sequence MDTSGALAGIVCRELEPGLWPHLEALFDKNGACGGCWCQWWRIAGVEHWKDVKGEVAHFRLCRQVQEGKAHGVLAYDGGEAVGWCSFEPRSVFPRLERSPSFKGTPAARVWFVGCFFVERTWRRCGVADLLLTESLKLMEREGAEVVEACPKDTHGRAQPDAFVYTGTRAMFERQGFLVAEGPKSGIVVMRKRLATRKCT